From the genome of Lutzomyia longipalpis isolate SR_M1_2022 chromosome 2, ASM2433408v1, one region includes:
- the LOC129790953 gene encoding uncharacterized protein LOC129790953, producing the protein MKGRNQQRPEYPAPKGTGFIISGDPVGDVPGQCIIDGPASSQPKTSHPKIHVVQANLHHCRAAMFSMDEKLAVLRGGVGLLQEPWVVRQEVKGINPSRGKLFYKKDSNTKHWRFGSC; encoded by the exons ATGAAAGGTCGTAATCAGCAACGCCCCGAGTATCCGGCGCCGAAAGGCACGGGCTTCATAATCTCCGGAGACCCAGTCGGTGATGTTCCTGGGCAGTGCATCATCGATGGTCCTGCTAGCTCCCAACCAAAAACAAGCCACCCAAAAATTCACGTCGTTCAAGCCAACTTGCATCACTGCCGCGCAGCCATGTTTTCCATGGATGAGAAGCTGGCGGTGCTAAGAGGAGGCGTTGGATTACTTCAGGAACCCTGGGTAGTTCGACAGGAGGTGAAAGGGATTAACCCATCTAGGGGGAAGCTGTTCTATAAAAAGGACAGCAATACTAAG CACTGGCGATTTGGCAGTTGTTAA
- the LOC129789217 gene encoding cytochrome P450 6j1-like, which produces MWKYLTVQKHFGEVYDEIYLSYPKANYVGFFKMNQPAVLIRDLDIVKSVLASDFSSFHANDFIVDPKLDPLVVNNPFVATGDRWKMIRHQVSPLFTYPKIKACFPIIDVVRQSLIKYIESGPEAKNPQGIETKALGERFTTDVVASCAFGVEGEGFTNPNSDFRRMATSIFAPSSGSMIKALVSIFLPQLTSLSGVSFIPKEVDNWLRSVINQIIKRREDTGENRKDFLQTFIELRKKDTQNIMDEDMIVGQALTFITDGIESSSTLIAFSLYEIAKNPDIMKRAQEEIDAVYERHGGQMTEEGILELEYLEQILFETLRLHSVVFTLSKVATKDFTFPPQFPDSNKQLTIRKGTRVIIPVSSIHYNPVHFPQPYVFDPSRFSEVQKRERHRYAFLGFGEGPRICLGQKFGIFQVKAALSAILHHFDVTLSTKTIIPPPVSKKTFLLACEEGIWVKFQKRNA; this is translated from the exons ATGTGGAAATATTTAACAGTGCAAAAGCATTTCGGTGAGGTCTACGATGAGATATATCT ATCATATCCAAAAGCAAACTACGTGGGCTTCTTCAAAATGAACCAACCTGCTGTGCTTATTAGAGATCTAGATATAGTCAAGAGTGTCCTTGCAAGTGACTTCTCATCATTCCACGCAAACGACTTTATTGTAGACCCCAAGCTAGATCCCTTAGTCGTCAATAATCCCTTCGTTGCAACTGGAGATCGCTGGAAAATGATTCGGCATCAAGTTTCGCCGCTTTTTACTTACCCCAAAATTAAGGCTTGCTTCCCCATAATAGACGTTGTTAGACAATCCTTGATAAAGTACATCGAAAGTGGGCCAGAAGCGAAAAATCCTCAAGGGATTGAAACGAAAGCT ctcgGCGAGAGGTTTACAACGGACGTCGTAGCTTCGTGTGCTTTTGGGGTCGAAGGTGAAGGTTTTACAAACCCAAACTCAGATTTTAGACGCATGGCTACGAGTATTTTTGCACCAAGTTCAGGGAGTATGATTAAAGCTCTCGTATCGATATTTCTCCCTCAATTAACTTCACTTTCCGGTGTGAGTTTCATCCCGAAAGAGGTGGATAATTGGTTGAGATCAGTCATAAATCAGATTATAAAGAGGAGGGAGGATACAGGAGAGAATCGAAAGGATTTCTTGCAGACTTTTATTGAGTTACGCAAGAAGGATACACAAAATa TCATGGATGAAGACATGATCGTTGGGCAAGCTTTGACTTTCATTACGGATGGAATAGAGAGTTCGAGTACCCTTATTGCCTTTTCCCTGTACGAAATAGCCAAAAATCCTGACATCATGAAACGAGCTCAGGAGGAAATCGATGCTGTTTATGAACGTCATGGTGGTCAGATGACGGAAGAAGGGATCTTGGAACTAGAATACTTGGAACAGATCCTCTTTGAGACGCTACGCCTACATTCAGTAGTTTTCACATTATCCAAAGTAGCCACAAAGGACTTTACTTTCCCACCACAATTTCCCGATTCCAACAAACAACTCACAATCCGCAAGGGTACACGAGTCATCATCCCCGTAAGCTCCATCCACTACAATCCAGTTCATTTCCCGCAGCCCTATGTCTTTGATCCTAGTCGATTTTCTGAGGTGCAGAAAAGGGAGCGTCATCGCTATGCTTTTCTTGGCTTCGGTGAAGGCCCACGCATTTGCCTGGGGCAGAAATTTGGCATTTTCCAAGTGAAAGCTGCCCTTTCTGCCATTCTGCACCACTTTGACGTCACCCTCTCCACAAAGACCATCATCCCGCCACCAGTGTCCAAGAAAACTTTCCTCCTTGCGTGCGAGGAGGGAATTTGGGTGAAATTCCAGAAGAGAAATGCCTGA